From Pseudobythopirellula maris:
AGATGTTCGAGACGGACCTCGTCGATGAGAAGGACGCCATCGAGTTCTACACGAAGGCCTCCTTCGAGGCCGCGGCCGACGGCGACATCGGCACGCGTCAGCTGTTTGAACGGATCGCCATCGAAGAAGAGGACCACATGAGCTGGCTCGAATTGCAGATCGACTTGCTCGCACGCATGGGCGAACCCGCCTACATCGCCAAGCACATGCCCGCGCCGGGAGCGAGATAAAGAATACCCGAGACGTTGGCGTAGGCCTTACAGGCCGCTGCCAGGCGACGGTGAAGGCGGAGAGACGAGTGAGAGGCAATTCGGACAGACGGGCCGCGAATTTCGACCACGTGGCGGACCTCATGGCCAAGCCAACACGCCTATCGAGGGGGTTACGAAGAGCCCCTTATCGACCGGCTGGCGACTCCCGCGATAATCGCGGGGGTTTGGCCTAAGGTCCTGCGTCTCTAGCACTCAAGAAGAAGTGGGCACGACAGAACTCGAATCTGTGACCTCTTGCATGTCAAGCAAGCGCTCTAACCAACTGAGCTACGCGCCCTCGTGGAGTCGGCTCGCTCGGGCGGCGGGGCGTGCTAGCACGCTCGTCGCGGGGGCGAAACGGGTCTCCTAGCCGGCTATCGGCAGGGGCGGGGCCCCGGCCGCAGTGGCAGCCCCCTAATATAGCGTGGTTTAGCCGCTCGGCTAGGCCCGCGTTTCCGCCGGCTTGGGTCGTAGCGATTGGGCGGCCCGGTTTCGGGGGTCCGCCGCCGGGCTGCGGTTTCGCAAAACGTTCGGAGGAACGGGCTTGCGGCGTTTCCCAACTAGCGGTGTAATGCGCAGACCTTGGGGAACAATCGGGTTCTGCCGCCCCGGCTGGGCGGTGGGCTTTCCTCGACGGGCTGCGGAACACGGGGCTCCGCCGTTTCGTGCGTGACGGAGGGATCGTCGCGGCGGGCGGGGCTGACGACAGGTGGGACCACGACGGATCATGCGACTCAAATCAATCTCTTGGCACGGCGCCGTTTACTACGGCGAGGTGTTCGGCTTCTTGCTCGCCTGGGTGGCGGGCATCGCGATCGCCCTGAGCGGCGACCAGCCCGCCGCTTCGCGCCCCAACGCCGACCAACTCGCCTCGGCGGAAGTCACTGCGCGCTGAAAAGCGTCTGCACTCGCCTTCGCAGCCTCTTGGGCTGCGTCTGCCGGCAAGAATCCGCCGCTTTTCGCGATTACCGCCCGCGTCTTTCGCCTGTGGTATAGTGTCACTATGGCCACTGTTGAACAAATCGACGAACAGATCGAAGAGTTCTCTCGCTTCGTGAAGCAGGTCCCTGAGCGGGAGCGGGCATGCCTTTCGCTTGACGAGCTTTACCAGCGGTGGCGTGAAGAATCGATCGCACGCGAAGACTTGGCGGCCATCCAGCAGGCCGTCACCGATTTCGAGAACGGGGATCGTGGCCAGCCCGCTGACCAGGCCATGGCTAAACTCCGCAGCGATCTTGCGGCCAAGTTTGGCGGATGAGGCACTCGCTCCGCATTCTTGGACGGGCGCAAGCGGACGCTAGAGAGATCGCTAGCTACCTTGGCAAGCGCTCCGTCGACGGCATGTACCGGTGGCTCGACGCTTACGAGCAAGCGCAAGATCGCATCCGCGCCGAGCCCTTGTCCTGTGGGCTTGCCCCCGAAAACGATCGCTTCCAATACGAGTTGCGGCAAGCGTTGTTCAAGACCAAGAACGGCCGTACTTACCGGGCCGTATTCATGGGTCGAGGGCGATACGGCCATGATCCTGCGAGTCCGAGGCTCCGCCCAAAAGCCGCTCGGCAAGAGAGACCTATCGCTTGAGTAGCCCTCACCGAGATGGCTGTTCGTGACATTGGAGGGCGATGCACCGGTTCGATCGCCAACGCAAGCCGGCTGCGTGATCGGCGCGCCGCCGTCACTCCGCCGGCAGCGCGTCTTCCGTGCCGTGCGATTCGGAGCCGGCCAGCGCGGCGTCGATCTCGTTGCGGGTGTCGGTCTTCTCGCGCTTGCGCAGGTAGAGCTTGATCGGCACCTCGCCGAAATCAAACTCGTCGCGGAAGCGGCTCAGCAGGTAGCGGCGGTAGGGCTGCGTGAACGCGGCCGGCTGGTTGCAGAACAGCACGATCGTCGGCGGCTGCACCGCCACCTGCGTGGCGTAGTACACCTTCGGACGGCGGTTCTGGTGGAGTGGCGGCGGGTTGTCGGCGATCGAGTCGCGCACCATGCGGTTCAGCCGGCCGGTGCTCACCCGTGCGCGTGACTGCTTGAAAAGCATCGAAGCGTGGTTGAGCAGCGCCTTCATGTTCTTGCCAGACTGGCCGGTGATGAAGGCGATCGGCGCGTAACGCATCGTGCGGAAGTTGTCTTGCAAGTACGTGACCCACTTGCTGGTGGGCATCGTGTCGGCCAGCTGGTCCCACTTGTTCACGACAAAGATGCACGGCTTGTACTCGTTCGCCACGTAGTCGGCGAGCTGCTTGTCGACGCGGCTGATCTTCTCAGTGCAGTCGAGGAACAGCAGCACCACGTCGGACCGGCGGATGCTGCGCTGGGCGCGGTGGGCGCCGTAGAAGTCCATGTCGTGCTTCTGCTGCGCCTGGCGGCGACGCAACCCGGGGGTGTCGATCGCCACGAACGCGCGGTCGTCGAGCTCGAACCGAACGTCGACACTGTCGCGCGTCGTGCCGGGAACCTCGCTGACGATCATCCGCGGCGCCTTCACGAGCGTGTTGACGAACGTGCTCTTGCCGGTGTTGCGGCGGCCGACGATCGCCACGTGCATGTCGGGCTCGTCCGGCTCGTCGTCGCCGAGGTCGTCGATCGGCGGCGGCAGAAGCTCGGCGATGCGGTTGAGCAGCACCGCCCGGTTGCGGTTCTGAGTGGTGCTCACCTTGAGCGGGGCGCCGTGGCCGAGCCGGTGGAAGTCGGCGGCGTGGGGGTCCACGCCCTCGTGGTCGGCCTTGTTGGCGACACAGAGGACCGGCTTGTCGAGGTAGCGCAGCTCCTTGGCCACCTCCTGGTCCATGGTCGTGATCCCCTCCAATGCGTCGGCGACAAACACCACCACGTCGGCCGAATCGATCGCGAAGCGGATCTGCTCCTCGATGTCGTCGGTCAGTCGGTCGGCGTCCATGTGGCCCATGCCGCCGGTGTCGACCAGGTCGAAATAGCGGCTGTTGTGCTCGGCGAGGTAGAACACGCGGTCGCGCGTGACGCCCGGCTTGTCGTCGACAATGGCCACACGCTTGCCCGCCAGCCAGTTGAGCAGGCTGCTCTTGCCGACGTTGGGACGGCCTACGATGGCGACTTGCGGGATCCCCATGGCGTGCCTAGGTGGTCGGGGGGTGAGGCGGGCAGAGAGTACGAGCGTTGGCGCTCGATGATTAACCTGCCCATCATACTTGGCCGCGGGCGGCGAGAGTAGCGGCTCGAGGGCATCGGGAGTCCGTTTGCGGGGCGCCGTTCGCTGGAAACTCTGGTAAGGTTGACGGCGCGGCCCCGAAAAAAGTTTTGACAAACCCGACGCACGATGTCCGAAAACGACTCCCTGTCCACCGAAAACGGCCCGCGGGTCGACCCGCGACGCGCCCTGATCCAGCGGCTCGAGGGCCTGCAAGGCGCCGGAGTGACCCACCTGCCGCGGCCCTCGGAGACGCCCGCCGCGCTTCCATCCGCCGCAGAAGCCCCCACGGCGCCGCCGCCGGCCCCCTCCCCTGCCCCGACCTCGCCACGAGAAGAAATGCCCAAACGCGCACCCGCGGCCCCCGCTATCAAGCCGGTCGAGATCTCTAAGGCGCGGACCCTGAAGGTCCTCAGCCAAGAGGTGGCCGACTGCACCGCGTGCACCGAATTGGCCGCCACCCGCACCCAAACGGTGTTCGGCGTGGGCGACCCGAAGGCGCGGCTCTGCTTTATGGGCGAGGCGCCCGGCGCCGATGAGGACCGCCTCGGCGAGCCGTTCGTCGGCCGCTCGGGGCAGCTGCTCACCAAGATCATCGAGGCCTGCACACTCTCGCGCGACGAGGTTTACATCCTCAACGTGCTGAAGTGCCGCCCGCCCGGCAACCGCAACCCGGCGCCGGAGGAATCGGCCGCCTGCCGACGGTTCTTGATCCGCCAGCTCGAGCTGATCAAGCCGGAGTACCTCTGCCTGCTCGGCGCCGTGGCGGCCCACAACCTGCTGGAGACGAACACGCCGATCGGCAAGCTCCGCGGCAAGACGCACGACTTCCGCGGCATCAAGGTGGTTTGCACGTACCACCCGGCCTACCTGCTGCGCAACCCGCCGGCCAAGAAGGACGCTTGGGAAGACATGAAGCGGCTGATGGACCTGATGGGCATCGAGCTCCCCTAGGCGAGCCCGGGGGGGTGTCGGCCGCTGGTGTTGCTAAATCGCCGCGGCGGCATCCGTGCACCTCCGGCGGCTGACGCCGCCGGCTCGCCATTTTGTCGGTGCGCCGGAACGATGGCTTGAGGCATGCCGGCAAAAATCGATGAATTCTTCGGCGACATCCGCCCCCGCGAGCTACGCCTGTAACGATTGCGCAAAGATTGCGGGCTGACCTTGCGTGTCGTGCGGGTCGCGAGTTTGGTCGTTTGGGGAAGTCGCCGTGCGACCCTGGCCAAACGCTTTTGCGCTCGGCGGGTCGTTGTTACAGTCGAAGAAGGTCGTGCGACGACCTCGCCGCACGACTTGATTCACCGACCGCTGACGAAGCCGCCCGAGCCCCTCGACGCCATGTTCGCGCCCAAACCGCACCAACCCGAATCTCATGGCGCCGATCAGGTCGATCACCTGATGCGTAACGCCGAACTCCGCAACGAGCTCGAGCCGCTCTACGACGAGTCGATCGCGTCGGTCAATGTCGACCGGATGACGACGCTCGGCGAGAACGACTTCCTCGAATCGATGCTCGCCTGGGAGCGGGCCCCGATGGCGCCGATCGCCGAATGGTTCGATCCGCCCATGCGGCTGCCGCACCCCGACTCGCTCAACCCCCAGCAGCTCAACAAGCTGCTCGGCGAGACGATCGAGCGGTTCTACGCCAAGCGGATCATCCTCGACTTTACCGACCACCTGTCGGACCGCGAGCTCTACACGCTCATCGGCCGCTCGATCTTGCCGGCCTACGAGAAGAAATTCGACCGCGGCGAGAACTTCCTCCACTGGGACTGCGCCGACACGAGCGGCGAGCCGGAGACCTGGCTCCGCTACTACGCCAGCGACGAGGAGCGAGCGATCTGGTCGGCCGAGACCGACCTCGACCCGCCGCCACGCGAGGCGCCGCCGCACCGCCGCGAGCTGCCCCAGGCGCCGCTTTAGAATTCACCACAGAGAGCACAGAGGACACCGAGAAGAGAAGAATGGGACGCGGATGAACGCGGATCTAAAGGATCGACGCGGATCAAAACACTTTTTTTGATCCGCGTGAATCCCCTTAATCCGCGTTCATCCGCGTCCCATTCTTCTTTTTCGTTTCATCTAATTTGGTCTCTCCGTGACCTCTGTGCTCTCTGTGGTAAATCCCTCGAGCGTCAGAGCAGTTCGGGCCACAGCGCGTCGCTCACCAGCAGCCCCTCGCGCGTGAGCCGCACGCGGCTCGCTTCTCGCTCGAGCAGGCCGTGGACCACGAAGCGGGCGATCGCCGCGCCGGCGAGTTCTTCGAGGTCGCGGCCGGTTTCTGCTGAGAGCTCGGCGAGGTCGACCCCCTCGATCCGGCGCAGGCCGAACACCAGCCGCTCCCTGGCGCGTTCGTCGGGGGTGAGCTCCTCGCTCTCGGCGACGGGCGACTCGCCCGCCAGCACACGCTTGAGATAAGTCGTCGTGCTGCGGTGGTTCGTGCGGCGCACGCCGCCGACGAAGCTCGCCGCGCCGGGGCCAAAGGCCCACCACTCGCGGCCGGTCCAGTAGGTCTCGTTGTGCCGGCTGCGTCGGCCGGGCCGTGCGAAGTTCGACACCTCGTAGTGCTCTAGTCCGGCGGCCGCCAGGCGGTCGATCGCCGTGAGGTACATCGAGCGCTCCAGCTCCTCGTCGGCTTGGCTCAAATCGCCGCGCCGCAAGCGGCTCCAGAAGCTTGTGCCCTGCTCGTAGGTCAGGCCGTAGCTCGAGACGTGGTCCGGGGCGAGCGCGGTGGCGGCGTCCAAGTCGGCGACCCAACCGTCGAGCGTCTCGCCGGGGGCGGCGAAGATCAGGTCGATCGACACCTGCATGCCGGCGCCCTGGGCCGCCACGACGCAGCGGGCGATGTCTTCGGGCCGGTGGTCGCGTTCCAGCCGCTGGAGCTTGGCGGCGTCGAATGACTGGGCGCCGAGGCTCAGCCGCGTGACGCCGCGCTCGGCCAGCAGCGCGAGCACGCCCTCCTCGAGGTCGGCCGGGTTGGCCTCGACGGTCCACTCGCCGCCCTCGGCGAGCGGCAACCGCTCGGCCACGGCGTCGCACAACCGGGCGAGGCCATCGGGCGAGAGCCGCGTCGGCGTGCCGCCGCCGAAGTAGAGCGTGGCGACCTGTTCAGCCTGACGAAGCGAACCGAGCTCTAGCTCGACCGCGCGCAGGTAGTCGCCCTCCAGGTCGTCACGACCGGCGACGACCGAGAAATTGCAGTAGCCGCAGCGGTGGCGGCAGAATGGCACATGAACGTAGGCCGAGCGGAGCGGTGTGGCGTGGGGCATAGACCCCTTAGCTTAGCCGGTTGGAGCCCGG
This genomic window contains:
- the der gene encoding ribosome biogenesis GTPase Der: MGIPQVAIVGRPNVGKSSLLNWLAGKRVAIVDDKPGVTRDRVFYLAEHNSRYFDLVDTGGMGHMDADRLTDDIEEQIRFAIDSADVVVFVADALEGITTMDQEVAKELRYLDKPVLCVANKADHEGVDPHAADFHRLGHGAPLKVSTTQNRNRAVLLNRIAELLPPPIDDLGDDEPDEPDMHVAIVGRRNTGKSTFVNTLVKAPRMIVSEVPGTTRDSVDVRFELDDRAFVAIDTPGLRRRQAQQKHDMDFYGAHRAQRSIRRSDVVLLFLDCTEKISRVDKQLADYVANEYKPCIFVVNKWDQLADTMPTSKWVTYLQDNFRTMRYAPIAFITGQSGKNMKALLNHASMLFKQSRARVSTGRLNRMVRDSIADNPPPLHQNRRPKVYYATQVAVQPPTIVLFCNQPAAFTQPYRRYLLSRFRDEFDFGEVPIKLYLRKREKTDTRNEIDAALAGSESHGTEDALPAE
- a CDS encoding uracil-DNA glycosylase yields the protein MSENDSLSTENGPRVDPRRALIQRLEGLQGAGVTHLPRPSETPAALPSAAEAPTAPPPAPSPAPTSPREEMPKRAPAAPAIKPVEISKARTLKVLSQEVADCTACTELAATRTQTVFGVGDPKARLCFMGEAPGADEDRLGEPFVGRSGQLLTKIIEACTLSRDEVYILNVLKCRPPGNRNPAPEESAACRRFLIRQLELIKPEYLCLLGAVAAHNLLETNTPIGKLRGKTHDFRGIKVVCTYHPAYLLRNPPAKKDAWEDMKRLMDLMGIELP
- the hemW gene encoding radical SAM family heme chaperone HemW, which translates into the protein MPHATPLRSAYVHVPFCRHRCGYCNFSVVAGRDDLEGDYLRAVELELGSLRQAEQVATLYFGGGTPTRLSPDGLARLCDAVAERLPLAEGGEWTVEANPADLEEGVLALLAERGVTRLSLGAQSFDAAKLQRLERDHRPEDIARCVVAAQGAGMQVSIDLIFAAPGETLDGWVADLDAATALAPDHVSSYGLTYEQGTSFWSRLRRGDLSQADEELERSMYLTAIDRLAAAGLEHYEVSNFARPGRRSRHNETYWTGREWWAFGPGAASFVGGVRRTNHRSTTTYLKRVLAGESPVAESEELTPDERARERLVFGLRRIEGVDLAELSAETGRDLEELAGAAIARFVVHGLLEREASRVRLTREGLLVSDALWPELL